The Oncorhynchus tshawytscha isolate Ot180627B linkage group LG20, Otsh_v2.0, whole genome shotgun sequence genome has a window encoding:
- the LOC112220350 gene encoding histone-lysine N-methyltransferase EHMT1-like isoform X5, translating to MFWRKPTGLAKGRVVKGEAMEDGMESPGDRAEEGDASRDEEVAARLQSSPRAEAELNGTYESAELGNRHKNPTPLVSQANGSQAATENGMMETDLPHGSTTGSNGYILSKQQEGGSSTAAPHRTSWLPSGTTMIGHAAKTFPSLAAGCDHSLGAIRTDTQDAGSSSGQGTSDAETKNGTSPNDSPAPSPQSIAIHRARKTMSMPASNQTLKLLNRKLTEPNGADEESQNGPEEEKSQQTSPSQNQLPPSQSVVPAAATAKSQTASRKKKRKMGTYSLVPRKKTKVLRQGTVLQMFSQLQSTQSAQSKEVSHVNGERVENESEEEGWEDGEEWEEEVAQGGEEGVPTALEKRQTSGPALQGELGEEPDSEESAEEEGEEEGNESDLSSESSVKKRLKKKSKGDYFLLRPSRKRNRKPKTEGLPGTGPQGQAGLSKDYTEVPLHSLNLKAKEMLLSPQHTGVTGGVEEDMVQELPLCSCRMETPKSREILTLADRKCMATESFDRQLSRCQSAVLKHEMMRPSNSVQLLVLCEDHRAGMVKHQCCPGCGFFCRAGTFMECQLDVNISHRFHRACASVLKGQTFCPHCGEEASKAKEVTIAKADTTSTMPATHAAHGPATPGATEGRADTTTGGLSCFSVGGDISGRADSSLSIPPGHTLDTSFPGGSRTGVLPPAVGIGMGIGVGTTPKETLESILLALDTEKPKKLRFHPKQLFISAKQGELQKVLLMLADGMDPNFKMESQSRRTPLHVAAAAGHQEICHLLVQSGANLDICDGDQRTPLMEACENNHLETVRYLLSAGAIASHKDVEGFTCLHLAAKIGHYNIVEHLLSTGLIDINCQDDGGWTAMIWATEYKHLNQVELLLIKGADINIRDKEENICLHWAAFSGSVEIAELLLEAKCDLHAVNIHGDSPLHIAARENRLECVTLLLSRGVDVNLKNREGETPPDCCSRSSRVWLTLQTNRRIREARSSNKGEKVLNRDIARGYERVPVPCVNSVDSEPCPDNYKYVPDNCVTSPMNIDKNITHLQYCVCKDNCSSSSCMCGQLSLRCWYDKNGRLLPEFYCEEPPLIFECNHACSCWRTCKNRVVQNGLRVRLQLFRTSRMGWGVRTLQEIPQGTFVCEWVRAPLLVHRYVGEIISDAEADVRENDSYLFNLDSKVGDVYCIDARFYGNISRFINHMCEPNLFSCRVFTAHQDLRFPHIAFFACETIKAGEELGFDYGDNFWEIKGKHFSCECGSPKCKHSAATIALRQADSSPLDQQSSALPDTSSSTTPF from the exons ATGTTCTGGAGAAAG CCCACAGGTCTGGCCAAAGGCAGAGTGGTTAAAGGGGAGGCCATGGAGGATGGGATGGAGTCACCTGGGGACCGAGCGGAGGAGGGAG ATGCATCAAGAGACGAGGAGGTAGCTGCCAGACTGCAGTCCAGTCCCAGAGCAGAGGCGGAGCTAAATGGGACCTATGAGAGTGCAGAGTTGGGGAACAGACACAAGAACCCCACCCCCCTGGTCTCCCAGGCCAACGGGTCACAGGCGGCTACAGAGAATGGGATGATGGAAACGGACCTGCCTCACGGCTCCACCACCGGTAGTAACGGATACATCCTCAGCAAGCAGCAGGAGGGGGGGTCTTCGACGGCTGCCCCACACAGGACTAGCTGGTTGCCCTCAGGCACCACCATGATTGGACACGCTGCCAAAACTTTCCCGTCTTTGGCAGCCGGGTGCGACCACAGTCTGGGTGCAATAAGGACTGATACCCAGGATGCCGGGTCCTCGTCGGGACAGGGGACCTCAGACGCAGAGACTAAAAACGGCACGTCCCCTAACGACTCCCCCGCCCCTTCCCCGCAGTCCATCGCCATACACCGAGCACGCAAAACCATGTCCATGCCAGCATCCAACCAGACACTAAAG CTTCTAAACAGGAAATTAACAGAACCAAACGGTGCAGACGAGGAGAGTCAGAATGGACCGGAGGAGGAGAAGTCCCAGCAGACGTCCCCCTCCCAGAACCAGTTACCTCCGAGCCAAAGCGTCGTGCCGGCTGCAGCAACGGCCAAGTcccagacag CATCGAGGAAGAAGAAACGGAAGATGGGAACATACAGTCTGGTCCCCAGGAAGAAAACGAAAGTGCTGAGGCAGGGGACGGTGCTGCAGATGTTTAGTCAACTTCAATCAACTCAAAGTGCACAG TCTAAAGAGGTATCACACGTGAACGGGGAAAGGGTGGAGAACGAGTCAGAGGAGGAAGggtgggaggatggagaggagtgggaggaagaGGTGGCGCAGGGTGGAGAGGAAGGTGTCCCCACAGCCCTGGAGAAGAGGCAAACATCAGGCCCTGCCCTTCAG GGGGAGCTGGGAGAGGAGCCGGACTCTGAGGAATCAGCTGAGGAGGAAGGTGAAGAAGAGGGGAACGAGTCAGACTTG AGCTCGGAATCCAGCGTGAAGAAGAGGTTGAAAAAGAAATCAAAGGGAGACTACTTCTTGCTCCGGCCATCCAGGAAACGGAATAGGAAGCCCAAGACTGAGGGACTCCCTG GCACAGGGCCCCAGGGCCAGGCAGGCCTGAGTAAGGACTACACAGAGGTTCCCCTCCACTCACTCAACCTTAAAGCCAAGGAAATGCTGCTCTCCCCACAGCACACAG GAGTTACTGGGGGTGTGGAGGAAGACATGGTGCAGGAGCTACCCCTCTGCAGCTGTCGCATGGAGACACCCAAGAGCCGGGAGATCCTCACACTGGCCGACAGGAAATGCATGGCCACGGAGAGCTTTGACCGACAG CTAAGCAGATGTCAGAGTGCGGTTCTAAAGCATGAGATGATGCGTCCTTCGAACTCGGTGCAGCTGCTGGTGCTCTGTGAGGACCACCGGGCCGGCATGGTCAAACACCAGTGCTGCCCCGGCTGTGGCTTCTTCTGCAGGGCT GGGACCTTCATGGAGTGCCAATTGGATGTCAACATCTCCCACCGTTTCCACCGGGCCTGTGCCTCGGTGCTGAAGGGCCAAACCTTCTGTCCACACTGTGGAGAGGAGGCCAGCAAGGCCAAGGAGGTCACCATTGCCAAGGccgacaccacctccaccatgccCGCCACACATGCTGCACACGGCCCTGCCACCCCCGGGGCTACAGAGGGCAGGGCAGACACCACCACTGGGGG tctaTCCTGTTTCTCTGTGGGAGGTGATATAAGTGGCCGAGCAGacagctctctctccatcccccctggGCACACACTGGACACCTCCTTCCCTGGGGGTTCCAGAACCGGAGTACTGCCTCCTGCGGTGGGGATTGGGATGGGCATAGGAGTGGGCACCACCCCTAAAGAGACCTTGGAGAGCATCCTGCTGGCACTGGACACAGAGAA ACCCAAGAAGCTGCGGTTTCACCCCAAGCAGCTGTTCATCTCTGCCAAACAGGGCGAGCTACAGAAGGTCCTTCTCATGCTGG CGGATGGGATGGACCCTAACTTTAAGATGGAGAGCCAGAGCAGACGCACCCCCCTCCATGTAGCAGCTGCGGCAGGCCACCAGGAGATCTGTCACCTGCTGGTTCAG tcTGGTGCTAACCTGGACATCTGTGATGGGGACCAGCGCACACCCCTGATGGAGGCCTGTGAGAACAACCACCTGGAGACAGTCCGCTACCTACTGAGTGCAGGAGCCATCGCCAGCCACAAG GATGTGGAGGGGTTCACGTGTCTCCACCTAGCTGCTAAGATTGGCCATTACAACATCGTGGAGCATCTCCTCTCCACAGGACTCATAGACATCAACTGTCAG GACGATGGTGGTTGGACAGCCATGATCTGGGCAACGGAGTATAAGCACCTAAACCAGGTGGAGCTGCTTCTCATTAAAGGGGCTGACATCAACATCAGAGACAAG GAGGAGAACATCTGTCTCCACTGGGCTGCGTTCTCTGGCAGTGTGGAGATTGCTGAGCTCCTCCTAGAGGCCAAGTGTGATCTCCACGCTGTCAACATCCATGGAGACTCCCCTCTGCACATCGCCGCGCGGGAGAACAGGCTTGAATGTGTCAC ACTCTTGCTGTCTCGTGGGGTGGATGTCAACTTGAAGAACCGCGAGGGGGAGACCCCGCCGGACTGCTGCAGCCGCAGCTCCAGGGTGTGGCTCACCCTTCAAACAAACAGGAGGATTAGGGAGGCCAGGAGCAGCAACAAGGGGGAGAAGGTCCTCAACAG agacatAGCCCGGGGGTATGAGAGAGTTCCAGTCCCCTGTGTCAACTCGGTGGATAGTGAGCCCTGTCCGGACAACTATAAATACGTGCCAGACAACTGTGTCACCTCCCCCATGAACATAGACAAGAACATCACACACTTACAG TACTGTGTGTGTAAAGACAACTGCTCCTCAAGCAGCTGCATGTGTGGCCAGCTCAGCCTACGCTGTTGGTATGACAAG AATGGTCGTCTGCTCCCTGAGTTCTATTGTGAGGAACCACCCCTTATCTTCGAGTGTAACCACGCCTGCTCCTGCTGGAGAACCTGCAAGAACCGTGTGGTCCAGAACGGACTGAG GGTCCGGCTCCAGCTGTTCCGGACCAGTCGGATGGGCTGGGGGGTCCGGACACTGCAAGAAATTCCTCAGGGGACCTTTGTGTGCGA GTGGGTCCGGGCCCCACTTCTTGTCCACAGGTACGTGGGGGAGATCATCTCTGATGCAGAGGCAGATGTCAGGGAAAACGACTCCTATCTGTTCAACCTGGATAGCAAG GTGGGTGACGTGTACTGCATAGATGCCCGTTTCTATGGCAACATCAGCCGGTTCATCAACCACATGTGCGAGCCGAACCTATTCTCCTGCCGGGTGTTCACGGCACACCAGGACCTGCGCTTCCCCCATATCGCCTTCTTCGCCTGCGAGACCATCAAGGCTGGGGAAGAGCTAGG GTTTGACTACGGTGACAATTTCTGGGAAATCAAGGGAAAGCACTTTAGCTGTGAGTGCGGCTCTCCCAAGTGCAAGCACTCTGCAGCGACCATCGCCCTGCGCCAGGCAGACAGCTCACCCCTGGACCAGCAGTCCAGCGCCCTCCCTGACACCAGCTCCTCCACCACCCCTTTCTGA
- the LOC112220350 gene encoding histone-lysine N-methyltransferase EHMT1-like isoform X8 yields MEDGMESPGDRAEEGDASRDEEVAARLQSSPRAEAELNGTYESAELGNRHKNPTPLVSQANGSQAATENGMMETDLPHGSTTGSNGYILSKQQEGGSSTAAPHRTSWLPSGTTMIGHAAKTFPSLAAGCDHSLGAIRTDTQDAGSSSGQGTSDAETKNGTSPNDSPAPSPQSIAIHRARKTMSMPASNQTLKLLNRKLTEPNGADEESQNGPEEEKSQQTSPSQNQLPPSQSVVPAAATAKSQTASRKKKRKMGTYSLVPRKKTKVLRQGTVLQMFSQLQSTQSAQSKEVSHVNGERVENESEEEGWEDGEEWEEEVAQGGEEGVPTALEKRQTSGPALQGELGEEPDSEESAEEEGEEEGNESDLSSESSVKKRLKKKSKGDYFLLRPSRKRNRKPKTEGLPGTGPQGQAGLSKDYTEVPLHSLNLKAKEMLLSPQHTGVTGGVEEDMVQELPLCSCRMETPKSREILTLADRKCMATESFDRQLSRCQSAVLKHEMMRPSNSVQLLVLCEDHRAGMVKHQCCPGCGFFCRAGTFMECQLDVNISHRFHRACASVLKGQTFCPHCGEEASKAKEVTIAKADTTSTMPATHAAHGPATPGATEGRADTTTGGLSCFSVGGDISGRADSSLSIPPGHTLDTSFPGGSRTGVLPPAVGIGMGIGVGTTPKETLESILLALDTEKPKKLRFHPKQLFISAKQGELQKVLLMLADGMDPNFKMESQSRRTPLHVAAAAGHQEICHLLVQSGANLDICDGDQRTPLMEACENNHLETVRYLLSAGAIASHKDVEGFTCLHLAAKIGHYNIVEHLLSTGLIDINCQDDGGWTAMIWATEYKHLNQVELLLIKGADINIRDKEENICLHWAAFSGSVEIAELLLEAKCDLHAVNIHGDSPLHIAARENRLECVTLLLSRGVDVNLKNREGETPPDCCSRSSRVWLTLQTNRRIREARSSNKGEKVLNRDIARGYERVPVPCVNSVDSEPCPDNYKYVPDNCVTSPMNIDKNITHLQYCVCKDNCSSSSCMCGQLSLRCWYDKNGRLLPEFYCEEPPLIFECNHACSCWRTCKNRVVQNGLRVRLQLFRTSRMGWGVRTLQEIPQGTFVCEWVRAPLLVHRYVGEIISDAEADVRENDSYLFNLDSKVGDVYCIDARFYGNISRFINHMCEPNLFSCRVFTAHQDLRFPHIAFFACETIKAGEELGFDYGDNFWEIKGKHFSCECGSPKCKHSAATIALRQADSSPLDQQSSALPDTSSSTTPF; encoded by the exons ATGGAGGATGGGATGGAGTCACCTGGGGACCGAGCGGAGGAGGGAG ATGCATCAAGAGACGAGGAGGTAGCTGCCAGACTGCAGTCCAGTCCCAGAGCAGAGGCGGAGCTAAATGGGACCTATGAGAGTGCAGAGTTGGGGAACAGACACAAGAACCCCACCCCCCTGGTCTCCCAGGCCAACGGGTCACAGGCGGCTACAGAGAATGGGATGATGGAAACGGACCTGCCTCACGGCTCCACCACCGGTAGTAACGGATACATCCTCAGCAAGCAGCAGGAGGGGGGGTCTTCGACGGCTGCCCCACACAGGACTAGCTGGTTGCCCTCAGGCACCACCATGATTGGACACGCTGCCAAAACTTTCCCGTCTTTGGCAGCCGGGTGCGACCACAGTCTGGGTGCAATAAGGACTGATACCCAGGATGCCGGGTCCTCGTCGGGACAGGGGACCTCAGACGCAGAGACTAAAAACGGCACGTCCCCTAACGACTCCCCCGCCCCTTCCCCGCAGTCCATCGCCATACACCGAGCACGCAAAACCATGTCCATGCCAGCATCCAACCAGACACTAAAG CTTCTAAACAGGAAATTAACAGAACCAAACGGTGCAGACGAGGAGAGTCAGAATGGACCGGAGGAGGAGAAGTCCCAGCAGACGTCCCCCTCCCAGAACCAGTTACCTCCGAGCCAAAGCGTCGTGCCGGCTGCAGCAACGGCCAAGTcccagacag CATCGAGGAAGAAGAAACGGAAGATGGGAACATACAGTCTGGTCCCCAGGAAGAAAACGAAAGTGCTGAGGCAGGGGACGGTGCTGCAGATGTTTAGTCAACTTCAATCAACTCAAAGTGCACAG TCTAAAGAGGTATCACACGTGAACGGGGAAAGGGTGGAGAACGAGTCAGAGGAGGAAGggtgggaggatggagaggagtgggaggaagaGGTGGCGCAGGGTGGAGAGGAAGGTGTCCCCACAGCCCTGGAGAAGAGGCAAACATCAGGCCCTGCCCTTCAG GGGGAGCTGGGAGAGGAGCCGGACTCTGAGGAATCAGCTGAGGAGGAAGGTGAAGAAGAGGGGAACGAGTCAGACTTG AGCTCGGAATCCAGCGTGAAGAAGAGGTTGAAAAAGAAATCAAAGGGAGACTACTTCTTGCTCCGGCCATCCAGGAAACGGAATAGGAAGCCCAAGACTGAGGGACTCCCTG GCACAGGGCCCCAGGGCCAGGCAGGCCTGAGTAAGGACTACACAGAGGTTCCCCTCCACTCACTCAACCTTAAAGCCAAGGAAATGCTGCTCTCCCCACAGCACACAG GAGTTACTGGGGGTGTGGAGGAAGACATGGTGCAGGAGCTACCCCTCTGCAGCTGTCGCATGGAGACACCCAAGAGCCGGGAGATCCTCACACTGGCCGACAGGAAATGCATGGCCACGGAGAGCTTTGACCGACAG CTAAGCAGATGTCAGAGTGCGGTTCTAAAGCATGAGATGATGCGTCCTTCGAACTCGGTGCAGCTGCTGGTGCTCTGTGAGGACCACCGGGCCGGCATGGTCAAACACCAGTGCTGCCCCGGCTGTGGCTTCTTCTGCAGGGCT GGGACCTTCATGGAGTGCCAATTGGATGTCAACATCTCCCACCGTTTCCACCGGGCCTGTGCCTCGGTGCTGAAGGGCCAAACCTTCTGTCCACACTGTGGAGAGGAGGCCAGCAAGGCCAAGGAGGTCACCATTGCCAAGGccgacaccacctccaccatgccCGCCACACATGCTGCACACGGCCCTGCCACCCCCGGGGCTACAGAGGGCAGGGCAGACACCACCACTGGGGG tctaTCCTGTTTCTCTGTGGGAGGTGATATAAGTGGCCGAGCAGacagctctctctccatcccccctggGCACACACTGGACACCTCCTTCCCTGGGGGTTCCAGAACCGGAGTACTGCCTCCTGCGGTGGGGATTGGGATGGGCATAGGAGTGGGCACCACCCCTAAAGAGACCTTGGAGAGCATCCTGCTGGCACTGGACACAGAGAA ACCCAAGAAGCTGCGGTTTCACCCCAAGCAGCTGTTCATCTCTGCCAAACAGGGCGAGCTACAGAAGGTCCTTCTCATGCTGG CGGATGGGATGGACCCTAACTTTAAGATGGAGAGCCAGAGCAGACGCACCCCCCTCCATGTAGCAGCTGCGGCAGGCCACCAGGAGATCTGTCACCTGCTGGTTCAG tcTGGTGCTAACCTGGACATCTGTGATGGGGACCAGCGCACACCCCTGATGGAGGCCTGTGAGAACAACCACCTGGAGACAGTCCGCTACCTACTGAGTGCAGGAGCCATCGCCAGCCACAAG GATGTGGAGGGGTTCACGTGTCTCCACCTAGCTGCTAAGATTGGCCATTACAACATCGTGGAGCATCTCCTCTCCACAGGACTCATAGACATCAACTGTCAG GACGATGGTGGTTGGACAGCCATGATCTGGGCAACGGAGTATAAGCACCTAAACCAGGTGGAGCTGCTTCTCATTAAAGGGGCTGACATCAACATCAGAGACAAG GAGGAGAACATCTGTCTCCACTGGGCTGCGTTCTCTGGCAGTGTGGAGATTGCTGAGCTCCTCCTAGAGGCCAAGTGTGATCTCCACGCTGTCAACATCCATGGAGACTCCCCTCTGCACATCGCCGCGCGGGAGAACAGGCTTGAATGTGTCAC ACTCTTGCTGTCTCGTGGGGTGGATGTCAACTTGAAGAACCGCGAGGGGGAGACCCCGCCGGACTGCTGCAGCCGCAGCTCCAGGGTGTGGCTCACCCTTCAAACAAACAGGAGGATTAGGGAGGCCAGGAGCAGCAACAAGGGGGAGAAGGTCCTCAACAG agacatAGCCCGGGGGTATGAGAGAGTTCCAGTCCCCTGTGTCAACTCGGTGGATAGTGAGCCCTGTCCGGACAACTATAAATACGTGCCAGACAACTGTGTCACCTCCCCCATGAACATAGACAAGAACATCACACACTTACAG TACTGTGTGTGTAAAGACAACTGCTCCTCAAGCAGCTGCATGTGTGGCCAGCTCAGCCTACGCTGTTGGTATGACAAG AATGGTCGTCTGCTCCCTGAGTTCTATTGTGAGGAACCACCCCTTATCTTCGAGTGTAACCACGCCTGCTCCTGCTGGAGAACCTGCAAGAACCGTGTGGTCCAGAACGGACTGAG GGTCCGGCTCCAGCTGTTCCGGACCAGTCGGATGGGCTGGGGGGTCCGGACACTGCAAGAAATTCCTCAGGGGACCTTTGTGTGCGA GTGGGTCCGGGCCCCACTTCTTGTCCACAGGTACGTGGGGGAGATCATCTCTGATGCAGAGGCAGATGTCAGGGAAAACGACTCCTATCTGTTCAACCTGGATAGCAAG GTGGGTGACGTGTACTGCATAGATGCCCGTTTCTATGGCAACATCAGCCGGTTCATCAACCACATGTGCGAGCCGAACCTATTCTCCTGCCGGGTGTTCACGGCACACCAGGACCTGCGCTTCCCCCATATCGCCTTCTTCGCCTGCGAGACCATCAAGGCTGGGGAAGAGCTAGG GTTTGACTACGGTGACAATTTCTGGGAAATCAAGGGAAAGCACTTTAGCTGTGAGTGCGGCTCTCCCAAGTGCAAGCACTCTGCAGCGACCATCGCCCTGCGCCAGGCAGACAGCTCACCCCTGGACCAGCAGTCCAGCGCCCTCCCTGACACCAGCTCCTCCACCACCCCTTTCTGA